A window of Roseobacter fucihabitans genomic DNA:
TTTCTTGGTCGCCTCTTCCATGAACCGCTGGAAGACGGGACCACACATGCCGCCCCCTGAGGCCCCACGACCCATTGCACGCGGCTGGTCATACCCGATATAACACCCCGCCACGATGTTGCTGGTGAAGCCGATGAACCACACGTCCTTGGCCTCATTGGTGGTACCGGTTTTACCCGCCGTGGGCACCGGCAGGTTCACCGTGCGGCTCGCCGTGCCGCGCTCGACCACGCCGCGCATCATCGAGGTCAATTGATAGGCGGTAATCGGATCCATCACCCGCTCGCGGTTCGAAATGATCTTGGGCGGGAGGCCCGCATCCAGACTGGCCAATTCGCAGTCATAACATTGGCGCTCATCATGTCGGTAAATGGTCTTGCCATATCGGTCCTGCACGCGGTCCACCAATGTCGGACGCACGCGCTCGCCGCCATTGGCAAACATCGCATAGGCCGCAACCATTTGATAAAGCGTGGTTTCCTCAGACCCCAGGGAGTTGGCCAGAAATGTCCCCATGTTGTCATAGACGCCAAATCGTTCGGCATAATCGGCAACAACATCCATCCCGATTTCCTGCGCCAGCCGGATCGTCATCAGGTTGCGTGAGCGTTCAATACCCGTGCGCAGCGGCGTCGGGCCATAAAACTCACGTGATGAATTTCGCGGGCGCCACAGGCCCTGCGGCGTGTTGATTTCAATCGGGGCGTCCACCACGATGGTGGCGGGGGAATAACCGCTGTCCAATGCGGCCGCGTAGACAAAGGGTTTGAAACTGGAGCCGGGTTGGCGTTTGGCCTGAGTGGCGCGATTGAACACGCTGGCCTGATAGGAAAAGCCCCCCTGCATCGAAATCACCCGCCCGGTGTTCACATCCATCGCAACAAAGCCGCCCTGCACCGCAGGCACCTGTCGCAGCGTCCAGCGCACGAAGGTGCCATCCTCATCGGAGGTCATGGCGCGCACATGGACCACGTCGCCCACCTCCAGAAGATCACCGGCAACCGATGCCTTGCCCCCCGTGGTGCCATCCTCGGACCGCTTTCGCGCCCAGGTGACGTCCCTGGCAGTGATGAAATGACCATCTGCGTCTTCGGCCACACCCTCTATGCCGATGCGCGCATCATTGCTGCCGACCGATAGAACGACAGCGGGATACCAAGGCCCGTTCAGCTCGATATCGCGCGCCATTTTCGTTGCAAGCAATGCAGCGCGCCATTTTTCTTCGCTGTCTAGCTCAGCCGGATCAATCTTGATCCGGGCTTCGCGCCAAATGCCCCGTCCCCGATCATATTCCTCAAGCCCGCGACGCAGAGACTGCGCGGCTATGGGCTGCATTTCCTGATCAATGGTGGCGCGAACGGTCAACCCCCCGGTGAAAAACTCGCCCTCACCGAAGTTTTCCGTCAGCTGGCGACGAATTTCATCGGTAAAATAGTCACGCGGGGGCAGTTCGTCCTTGAAGCTCTCGAAATCACCGTTCTGAACCGAGCGCAACGGCGCGTTCAACTCTGTAAGCAAAGCCTCCTGCGTGATGTATCCGTTCTCCATCATCTCTTTCAGAACGAAGTTACGACGCGCCAGCAGCCGGTCTTTCTGGCGCACCGGATGATAATCGCTTGGCGCTTTTGGCAGCGAGGCCAGAAACGCCGCCTCATGCGGGGCGAGGTCCGCAAGCGGTTTATTGAAGTAAGTCTGCGAGGCCGCCGCCACGCCATAGGAATTCTGCCCCAGGAAAATTTCGTTCAGGTAGAGTTCGAGGATGCGCTCTTTGCTAAGCGTCTGCTCAAGACGGGACGCAAGGATGATTTCCTTGATCTTGCGCTCGGCCTGACGATCGCCGGAAAGCAGAAAGTTTTTCATCACCTGTTGCGTGATCGTCGAGGCCCCGCGCACGTCCTGCCCACGCGATTTCACCGCATCAAAAGCCGCCGCCCCGATGCCGCGAAGATCATACCCTTCGTGGATATAGAAATTCTTGTCTTCAGCCGAAATAAACGCCTGTTTGATCAGATCGGGTATGGTTTCTGCCGCGGCAAAAAGACGCCGTTCCTTGGCGAATTCATCAATGATCTGACCCTGACCGGAATAAATCCGGCTTATGGTCGGTGGCGAATATTGCGCCAATGACTCGTGGCTGGGCAGATCGCGACCATACATCCACAACACCGCGCCCACGGTCAGGGCAACCATGCCGATGGCCATGGTGACAGTGGTGAAAATGCCACCGAAAAAAGACAATATGAATCTGAACACGCGCGATCGGCCTTTTGATTTGCTTGTCTTTATATAGGTAGTGCGGCGCGCGGCGTCAAAACACGAAACCTTACCGAAGACGGCATCACCGGCTGCTCTTTGCCGCTTTTGCCTTATTGTCGTACCAGCGGCCGTTTTGCGGCATCCCCATCACGCCACGTCATGATCGCATGTACCATGCCACCGGTCATTCTGGCCCTCCAGGTCGGGTCGCGCAGGTTGGCAAGATCGCGCGCGCTGGACAAAAATCCGACCTCGACCAGCACCGACGGGATATCCGCCGATTTCAAAACGGAGAACCCCGCATTGCGCAGCGGGCGGCGGTTCATCGGTCCGCCCGCCTGTGTCATGCCCTTGACCAGCGCAGCGGCAAGCGCCTCTGAACGCGGTTCGGTTTCCTGGCGTGCCAGGTCCAGCAAGACACTGGCCACCTCGTCATCCGACCCGGTCAGATCCGTCCCCGCAATGATATCAGCCCGGCTGTGGCGGGCGGCCAGATGCGCCGTGGCTTTATCGCTCGCCGCTTCCGAGAGCACATAAACCGTCGCGCCCTGCGCACCGCCCTCGCTCAACGCATCCGCATGCAGCGAGATGAAAACATCCGCTCCCGCACGGTGGGCAATGGCCACACGCCCTTCCAGTGACACAAAAACATCCGCCTCCCGGGTCAATACGACATCGGACACACCCGAGCGCAGCAAAGCCTCCCGCAGCTCAAAAGCCAGCATCAGCATCAGCTCTTTTTCGTTGACGTTTTCACGCTCAGCGCCAGGATCAACACCCCCATGTCCGGGATCAATGGCAACCACAAACCGGTCATCCACCAGCGGTGCCGGCACCTGTTGCGGCTGCGGTTGCGGCCAGAGCGCATCTTGGGGCGCACCGGCGCGCGCCTGAAACGCATCGGGCTCGGTCGCCGCCATGGTAATGGACAAGACCGCGCGCCCCGTCGCCTCATTTAGGCGCATTGTGACCTCATCGGGCAGCATTGGACCCTCCAGATCGGCCACCAGACGCGACCATCCGGGCTGGAAATTCCCGAAACGTAGATTGCTCAAAGCGTCCGTTCCGGCCAAAAGGTCCGCCGCGCGCAGGCCGGACCAGTCGACAGTGCGAAAATCAAGCACCAGCCGTGGTGGATTCGCCAGCGTGAACACCCGAAACGGCACGCCCTGGCTGAGGTGCAATTCAATATCGGTCTTGCCAAACCAACGGTCTTTGATTCTGCTTTGATCCGCATCCACACGCGCCGTGGCAGTCATCTCCTGTGCGGATAGCGCAGATAGAGAGGCCAGGCCCATCCAGATGCAAGCGGTCAAAAAAGCGAGGTGCCGGATCATGTTCTGCTCTGCCGGTTATGGTTTTGCGCAGTGTAACGCAGGCATAGGCGCAAGGGGAACACCTGATCAACGCGCGTTCATGAAATCCTTGAGCCGCGCAAGACCCTCGGTAATATCTGCCGTGCTGCGCGCGTAAGAAAACCGCAAGGTCGTATGACCGCGCACGGGGTCAAAATCCAGACCCGGCGTCACGGCGACACCCGCCACTTGCAGGATTTCATCCGCAAAGGCACGGCTGTCCGCAGTCAGATCGGACACATCCGCATAAACATAAAACGCGCCATCGGGCGGCGCGATCTTGGTGAACCCCGCTTGCGGCAGGCCTTGCAGCATCAGCGCGCGATTGGCGCGATAGACATCCATGTTACGCTGCAATTCATCCGTGGCATCCATCGCCGCAAGGGCCGCGACCTGGCTGGCGTGCGGTGCACAAATGAACATGTTCTGGGCGATCCGCTCCACAATCCG
This region includes:
- a CDS encoding penicillin-binding protein 1A, producing the protein MFRFILSFFGGIFTTVTMAIGMVALTVGAVLWMYGRDLPSHESLAQYSPPTISRIYSGQGQIIDEFAKERRLFAAAETIPDLIKQAFISAEDKNFYIHEGYDLRGIGAAAFDAVKSRGQDVRGASTITQQVMKNFLLSGDRQAERKIKEIILASRLEQTLSKERILELYLNEIFLGQNSYGVAAASQTYFNKPLADLAPHEAAFLASLPKAPSDYHPVRQKDRLLARRNFVLKEMMENGYITQEALLTELNAPLRSVQNGDFESFKDELPPRDYFTDEIRRQLTENFGEGEFFTGGLTVRATIDQEMQPIAAQSLRRGLEEYDRGRGIWREARIKIDPAELDSEEKWRAALLATKMARDIELNGPWYPAVVLSVGSNDARIGIEGVAEDADGHFITARDVTWARKRSEDGTTGGKASVAGDLLEVGDVVHVRAMTSDEDGTFVRWTLRQVPAVQGGFVAMDVNTGRVISMQGGFSYQASVFNRATQAKRQPGSSFKPFVYAAALDSGYSPATIVVDAPIEINTPQGLWRPRNSSREFYGPTPLRTGIERSRNLMTIRLAQEIGMDVVADYAERFGVYDNMGTFLANSLGSEETTLYQMVAAYAMFANGGERVRPTLVDRVQDRYGKTIYRHDERQCYDCELASLDAGLPPKIISNRERVMDPITAYQLTSMMRGVVERGTASRTVNLPVPTAGKTGTTNEAKDVWFIGFTSNIVAGCYIGYDQPRAMGRGASGGGMCGPVFQRFMEEATKKYGGGPFEVPPGGRFIKIDRFTGARLGDDATGETVVAEYFREGEQPIFGITYDGGFAMGQNLPLFEEVGQQQQQVTTSTGETTTVGPKADFGTLSSGGLY
- a CDS encoding N-acetylmuramoyl-L-alanine amidase, coding for MIRHLAFLTACIWMGLASLSALSAQEMTATARVDADQSRIKDRWFGKTDIELHLSQGVPFRVFTLANPPRLVLDFRTVDWSGLRAADLLAGTDALSNLRFGNFQPGWSRLVADLEGPMLPDEVTMRLNEATGRAVLSITMAATEPDAFQARAGAPQDALWPQPQPQQVPAPLVDDRFVVAIDPGHGGVDPGAERENVNEKELMLMLAFELREALLRSGVSDVVLTREADVFVSLEGRVAIAHRAGADVFISLHADALSEGGAQGATVYVLSEAASDKATAHLAARHSRADIIAGTDLTGSDDEVASVLLDLARQETEPRSEALAAALVKGMTQAGGPMNRRPLRNAGFSVLKSADIPSVLVEVGFLSSARDLANLRDPTWRARMTGGMVHAIMTWRDGDAAKRPLVRQ